Within Planctomycetota bacterium, the genomic segment CGCTCGAGCGTGGCCAACTGGCTGTCGAGGAGACTGGCCGGCATGAAGTGGTCGCGCCGCGCGGCGATCCGGCGGCGGATCAGCTCCGGGTCGCCGTCGAGATGGACGAGCCGGACTCCCGGCAACCCGCTGCCGAGGCGCTGGCGGTAGGCCCGCTTGAGCGCCGAGCAGGCGAGGACGATCGCCGCGCGGTCGGGCCCGGCGAGGATGGTTTCGACCAACCCGCGCAGCGCCGCGAGCCACGGCGCGCGGTGGTCGTCGGTGAGCGGCAGGCCGGCGCGCATCCGCTCGACGTTGGCGGGGGGATGGAAATCGTCGGCGTCGTGGAACGCAGCGCCGAGCTGCGCGGCGAGCAACCGGCCGACGGCCGACTTCCCGACACCGCTGACCCCCATCACGATCACCACGCGTGGGTGCATGTGGTGTTCCTTGTCACGCATGCCGAACAAGCCTCAGCTCGGGCTCTGCAGAGGGGGACGCCCC encodes:
- a CDS encoding gluconokinase yields the protein MRDKEHHMHPRVVIVMGVSGVGKSAVGRLLAAQLGAAFHDADDFHPPANVERMRAGLPLTDDHRAPWLAALRGLVETILAGPDRAAIVLACSALKRAYRQRLGSGLPGVRLVHLDGDPELIRRRIAARRDHFMPASLLDSQLATLERPGGDEHPIVVDVAHTPDAIVATILRELAC